Part of the Lolium rigidum isolate FL_2022 chromosome 6, APGP_CSIRO_Lrig_0.1, whole genome shotgun sequence genome, TTATGTATGGCTGCAACGTTTGGGcttcaaacatgctgcaatcttatcaCTGGCGTCAAGCAAGACGTGCATTTCTACGATACTCACCTTGACTGTATGTTGATTAGTATTATATCCAAAATCACGTGCGTTCTTACATAAGCTTGAGCAGCATGACCAGCAAGAGCAGTGTCATGTCTCTATGCCCATCATTCATTTTTTGGCAAACTAACGCATTGCCCCTTTTTATATGTAATACTTTTTTGTTTTTCACTTTCCTCTTGAAGCAAGATACTATAGTTTGTGCTTATCCCACAACAATTATAACATTAACAAAGTTACTTCAGCAGCGATAGTAGTTAAATCTACCAGGCACTCTTTCgcattttttttctcaaaatctCAACCTTCTTGCTATTGATTTGCAATTTCATCTTACATACTAGGATGATAGCATATTTGGctgtattttgcaaatatcctcaATTTTGTTAAGCAATATTGCTAACATTAGCCAAGATGTGAACATATTAGAGGTTATCTCCAGGTGTTAGTAATACTTTTTATTGACAGTAAGTTTAACTACTTTTGTTCAGCTCCTAAATGTGAGCAATGTGGTTCAATATGTATTTGAAATTATTAATATATTTAAATAATAGTATATCAAGAATATGTTATTATTCCAAATATACATATTTGGCATGGCATTTGTAGCATTGCTAATGTACGCGCTAtgaatttccgcagcaacgcgcggggaatcatctagtgTAATAAAAGGTCCAATGAGGAAAATCCATGTTAGTTGCTAGAGTAGGGAAGCCATCGTGCTTTACTCATATCGCCATGATTGGTTTCCAATCTCGATCATAAGCTGTTGTTTCGTATGTTATTTTGTGGCCATTATGGACCAGCCTTAGTTATGGTCTATGATGATGAGGATAAGCTAGCAGGGTCACCACCGACGTTAGTAGTCTGTTAGAAGGTACCTACTGCCTTACTGGCGTCTTGCACGTTTTTGAAGTGCGGTTCAGGCAAATGTGCGGCGTTAATAAACTCGCAGCCTTCTTTCGGTGGAGATGAAACCGTACATTTCGAGGAAgagtaatctttttttttttttgaaaacacggTATAAACCTAGACACTTGTAAATACAGTTAGTTTTATAAACACAAAGTCTAAGAGAGTGAGCTGAAGAAACAAATTCGCCAAGGGCCAAGGTTATCGCGAACGAACATGTAGTATAATTTCTCTGTGTTTTTCTGTTCTGTTACAGCACGAACGTGAGTGCCAGTGCCTACGTGTGTGCGTGTTACTGAAGACCCGATTGCTAGAACGTCAGATCCTGATCCACTCTGTGCCGTCGATGAAGCTGAGGGAGATGAAGGGCTTGGCCTCCTGGTCGGTGAGCTCCCGCGACCAGGACACCCTGCCGGAGTAGCTGGCGCCGGGGCCGGTGCACTTGTACTGGCCGTAGAACACCGTGAGCTCGCGGCTGGGGTCGCCCCAGTTGTACCAGCCGCGCGGGACGATGATGTCGTCCATGTGGGTGTAGGCGAAGACGAcccgggagaaggtgccccaggcgCGGCCGAGGTAGAGCGCGCCGGAGCCGGTGACCCGGCAGTTGAGGAAGGAGAACCCCGTGTCCTCCAGCATGCTCTGCCTGTTCTGCGCCGTCAGCGCCCCGTAGTCCCGCGCGATCGCGTGCACGTGGCAGTCCTGCATGCACAAATCAGACAACCTCGTTATCAGAGAATTATTATGTGACGGTAATCGTGCACGTGGGCGTAGCCGCGCGCGTATGGCCGTCGTGGCGTGGCGCCGGTCGCAGAGTCGGGGGCAGTACAGACGGACAGCAACAGCAGTCCGTGTGCAGCATCATTGCTTCGTCACGGGTCGATCGAAGATGCCAAGATGGCGGCTGCCATCAGCGGCCACAGAGCAAAATCCTATCCTTGTGTGCTACAGATGTTGTCGGGTCTCGCTCTGGACCGTCTCGAAAAGAACGTTTTCACGATCGGTGGGCATATAGTAGGCGGCCAGCCCACCTGTGATGCCCGACTGCATGCTGGTGGCACGTAGCAGCAGGTAAAAGGACTTGTGCTGCAGCGGCATTGAAGAGTGTTTCAGACTTTCAGAGCGGTCCCGTGGGCCGTGGCAAGTATAATGGTCGATTCGGTTATGTACGTATACTAGCATACCTTGCTGCTACATGGCCGAGGACATCATACGCGGGTGACGGGTCCTCACTTTCAGAGTTTCGGTGCGCCATTTTTGTTTACTTTGGGTACGTGATCACTTCACGTCGACATGGCATGCATCCTCTCCCATTAGCCAAAGGCTTTGAGAATATTGTGGACAAATAGAGACCGAGCTATATGTAGCTCCTTATATTTTACGTTTCAAAATTACATGTACGAGTTTCTTTTTAGAAAGTAAATGTAGTTTAGATAGTTAGCTTTCCTACCGCCTTTTCTATCCTTAGGGCATGGAGACGCGGTGGATCCATGTCCATACCGATAAGAGGGGCTACCTTTCTTTTTAATGTCTCTCATTTTTATTTAAGCTTTATGTTTTATTCAGGAAGATGTGCTAGTGGTAACTCCTTGGAGATGAAATAAAGTCCTTCCCGTCTAACCCACATCCCGGCGGCGAGTCGTTTTGGCGCGTGAAGCTTTTTCTCCAACGGATCTTGCTGGCTTTGATCGGTGTTCCTTCTAATATGTGTTTCTCTTCATCGCCGATGGTTTTGACTCGTTTGAGTGCTTGTAGTCATTGCTAGGTAGTTTACTGACAtatttatattatttattaaTATACCGGTTCTcttttcaaaaaaagaaagatGTACCTTAGGAATTCTTTGTACCCTAGGCTACATACAAATAATAAAATCTGATAAAAGTATATAATTCTTAAATATGCATTATTTACTATACTGCGGTCCACATTTCTATCATTTTTATGTAGCCTACAATTCAAAATAGTTTGTACAACATTGAGCATTCTAGGATTATTACGATTTTTTGAAAaatcaaaatataatttttaatgTATGAAATTAAAAGGCTACATATAGTTCAGCCTTTATTTGGAGTTTCTGAATCTCAGAGGCCCGAACTAAACCTTTTTTCTTTACTGTTCAGTGTTCAGTAGTATGCTCTGTTCTTGTGTTCTGCTTTATATCCAGGCGCAGGATTGCACCTCGCTAGCCCAGTCCTCGGAAGTCATCAAGTCAACACTAAAAATGACCAGCGATGGAgcatttttgcagaggagaaagAAGGCGTTGACAATGGACCAAGAAGAGATGGAGCAGAGATCCTACTATACCTCGTAGAGCGAGAGCGCGTTGCCgaagatgaagtcgatggagcccTCGATGTAGCAGTCCTTGTAGTAGTGTCGTCCCGAGTGGTCGTAGAGCGTGTCCTGCGCGCCCAGGATCCTGCACCCCACGAACGCCGCGTTGTCCGCCGACACCCGCAGCGCCACCGCCTGCTTCCCCGTCGCACCCGCCTTCGGCACCGGCGACGTGTTCTGCGACGAGCCATGTCAACCGTGCGCGCCAATTTAGAAGAGCGTGGTGCGGCGCGAGCCAACAAAGATCAGCTGCGGTAGTTACCTTGAAAGTGATGTTCCTGGCGAGGAAGTACTGCGCGTTCACGGCGAACGTGGCGGAGCCGTACGTGCCGAGCGGGCGGCCCCGCCGCCCGGACGGCGTGTCGGCGGTGTCGCCCCACTGCACCACCGTCCTGTCCGCGCCGGCGCCCTCCAGCGTGATGAACGCGCGCATCGCCGATACCGACACCTTCTCCCTGCGACAAAACCGGACCGTGATCATCGGGTGGACAGAGAGACGAGACCAGAGAGCAAACGTCGTGGCAAGGCGACGCGCAATGCACGCACGTGTAGGTGCCGGCGTTGACCCTGATCACCACGCGCACGAGGTTGATGGGCGGGAGCGAGTCGACGGCGGCCTGGATGGAGGTGAAGTCGCCGGAGGCCGGGTTCCGGTCGACGACGAGCGAGTAGGACGGGAACGCGCGGGCCACCGCGTGCTGGAACGTGCTGTGCTCCAGCGCGCCCACGTACCGCACCCACCGCATGAACAGCCGCTCCACCTCCTGCGCGCGCGTCGCGTTCTCCGGGAACGGCTGCCCCGCGGCATTCCCCGGCCGCACCCCCCGCGTGTGCGCGGCCACGCCCATGccccaccagggcggcgcggcgagcGCCGCCACGACAATGCAGGCCAGTAACCGGGCGCGTGGCGCGGGCGTCATTGCGGCGACGGCGACCTACGGCGGCGTGACGATGCCACGGCTACTTGATGATTGCCGGCGTGCGTGGCGACTGAACGATGCGATCGGGTAGCTGGAGAGGCGTGGCGGGGTTTGGTGCGGGAGGGAGGCGAAAGGGGATGGGAATTTAAGGAGACCGATGGATCGATGATCGATCAGGGCCTCCTCACGGGCAAGAAACGAACACAAGGGAATTATGGAGTGGAGTGCCACAGCACTGCAGCCTCGAGTCAGGCACGGTTCACGAGCCTGCTACGCTGATTGCTTCCGTGGCGCGTGTTCGCGGCTCGCGCCGCTCTAGCTACATGACTCTTCCGGCCAGTACGCAATGCATTTGTTCGTCGCTGTTCCCGTGCTCTTGCGTATCGCCCCAGTGGCTGTTCCTTCTGGATTTCCAGGTGATCGCGACTCCTGTTTGTATGGTATGTCTTGTTTGCCGTAAACAAAGCTTAGTGCTCAGGCTTACACCATCAAAGTTACATCATGAGTTGTGTGTTCTATGAGTTGCAAGTTAAATTATAGTTGAGATTTTTCAATtgcaagttttattttattttaacttgtttTTTCCATTGAAAATCGAGTTGCAATTGAGAATTTTCAGCTGCCAGTCAAGTTGCAGCTGACATTTTCTAATGCAGCAGTGACATCACCTGATTAAGAACTAAAATATTTCTCACTCGAATAAGAATTACTCACGCACATTTTTTGTTGTTGCATATCCATGATTTTCCAACAGAAAAATTCAAACATGCGCATTGCCTATTTATTTTTAAATTAATTGTAGATGATATAAACATATGCCAAGTCAAGACCAAGACGATGGGAAAGACATTTAAGGAGAGAAATCCCAACACAGAGGAAAGGGATGGAAGTTTCTGGAAGAAGTGCAAGACTTGGGGGTAAGTTTTTCCCCAACAAGAGGACCTACCCCCCGTGTCGCTCTCCCCAGGCGACAccggcgcccgccgccgcctcctcccgaccctcctctccggcgatcgcccgccgccgctgctgccggcttcgggccgcggtggcggtggcccccCGCTGCAAAAGGGTGTCGGGGGCGGTTTCTGCTGGCTCTAGGTGATGGCGGCCGCCGGGCTCGGCCGGGAAGGCGATGGTGGCCCGCCGCCGCAGgcaagccggggcggcggccccggggtcACGGTGGGCTTAGGGATGAGGCGGGCTGTCGGCTCCTCATCGTGGTGGTCGCGCGGAGGCCGCGGATCGGGCCAAGATCCGTCGGGGACGGCAGCTTCGCAGGGGCCCGCCGCGCGTTGCAGGCTGGTCGGAGCGCGGCGTTTCCGGGCGTCTGCAGCTCCGAGGTGGTAGTGGCCTCGGAGGGGAggcatggtgatggtggtggccgcCGTGGCTGCGACCTGCGAGGCAGCATGGTGGCTGGTCCTGGAAGCTCGCGCATCTGCCCTGCCGACTCTTCGTCTTAGATCCCCGTGTCAGCGTTCGTCGAAGCACCCTCTCTGTGGCGGTTGGCGGCGCCCGCGGTGCTCTGCCTCGGCGAGTACGGTCGGCAGCTGTGTTGCTGCTCAGCTCTTCACCTCCGCGTGGTGCGGGTGGTACTGGTGGAGCGCGCTAAGCTCCTCGGTCAGGTTTTGGGGTCGGCGGTGGTGGCTTGTGTGCGGCGGTGGCGCCGCTTCTGCGCATGAGGTGTGTCTGCGGAGTGCGGACTGGCAGCGGTTTCGGTCTTCGTCTCGCTATCCGGCCGCGTGAGGGCGTGCTGGCTCGTTTGCTCCGGGCGAAAGCTTGACCGCGTGGCGTCTGCGGATGTCGCCGTCCTTCTTGGGGGGCGGTCGTGGAGCTTTACGACCTTCGCTCCCTCGGGTTCACATCTTCGGGAGAAAGCCTAGATCCCgcgggatcggacgatggcgtcgattcttCGTCGTGTCCCCTCTTGACGGCGTCGTCTTGAAGTTGATGATCCCCTTCGCGCCCTCCTGCGGCCTCGATACACAGGGCATCTGGGTTGGAAGGAGGTCAACCGGAGATGCGGGTGTTCCGGGTGGAGACTTGAGAGGCAACgacgatggtggtgaccaaggtcTGGTTGCGGCAAGGTCATGTTAGTCGGCTCTGTTCCGGCGTGTTCGAATGTCTTCGTGGTGGTCTCTCCTTGTTGTGAAATCGAAGCCACCCTcgggcggtgtacgatgaccttcgaggggTGGTCCGGTGAAGGTTCTATTCGACGCTtgtcttgcgcatctcctctccgAGGCTCGTCGCCAAAATCGGAGCTGCCGGTCTCTCTTCGAAGAGTcgtctgtttggcataggccggcTTGAGCTTCTTAGCCtttgtgggtagccagggtggctgGGTGTGTGGTCTTGGGTGTGCTTGGGCACTGTTGTTGTTGATTTTTActtgattttctcctaaaaatcgggcaccttctgcttaatgaatgaatgaggcaaagcttttgcttcCGTTTTTAAAAAAAAAGACTTGGGGTGGTCGCGAGGACCAGAGAGTACGAGGTAGGTGTCTCTCCTTACTTGAGGCAAAGGTGGAGGGGGCGGTGGTAGGAGCGTACCTGCAAGCATTCTCTGTCCCATTTGAGGGTTCAGCTGAGGGAGCGCAGCAGATAGAATGAAGGGGCAAGAAATACCAAATGAAACCTAATGTTAAGCTCTAACCCAGGATATTTGGAAACGAGCTGCCTAGGCAAAAGAAAATTAAGCAACTAATCATTCGGTTAAGTCTGGGATTTTAGGTTCCCAGGCTATAAATTCCAAGACCCTCAAACGAGCATAAATCATGATGTCCAATATGTATGCCAAACATCCAAACCCAGCTTTAAGAATTCTTAGAAACCTATGCGTTTTAGCATTCTAGTTAATACTACCAAATAGAAAAATGCCAAAGAAGACGGAAACAAAGCAGAAAAGAACACTACTTACGGAAAGGTGGTCTAaaatctagtttttttttttttttttgcgaagggTCTAAAATCTAGTTGGGTTGGATAATTTTACTTGAGTATGCTGAAAATAATGTCCCTAACTATATGTTCTATTGCCTAAATGTGTAATCAAAAAGCTATATTTTCTAAGAGGAGGATTGTGATGGCAAGAGAAaaatggtgaagatcaaatacaaccatctagctagttCGCTGGTCGAATGTGTGTCAACCCAAGAAGAAAGAAGGTTTGGGTGTAgctaatttaattttttttaaagattAGGCTTCTACGTAAGCGGAATTGAAGACCTGAGAATgaggagggagaggggagggggataCGCCGCGCATAAAATCATCTTAAtgtggctactaagctatttctttGGAAAGCTCCTACTAAGATTAGAAATTCCCCGATAAAGCTGCTAGTGCCGGGTAAACTCATATTGGCTAAagtgaaaaagaagaaaatggtaGAGAAATTCGGCATGGTGCTCACTAAACCTCCATGCATAGGGGGTAGCGGGCGATGAACATATCCTCCCTTTTCCCCCTTTTCTTCTCTCTCATGTGAACAGTGGCGACAAAGCGCTCTCCTATGTCCCGGGCCAAGCCAAGACCATGCCGCCTAGAGATGGCTAAGGCGAGGCGTCGGTCACTGTCtagttgttgacgtcagaaaccccctggcgggcagagacgggcaacaccgtagagccgggaacaactagggctgcggctggccccagtccctcagagcgacggcccgcaaagcctcccggtcgcacgcgccgatgtttatcacaagggcgtgccacccgacctatacctggtcgggaaggtgtggatgatgcctcgcttagtttcctgcagggcacacacgtaaacgttaaatacgagcctcgatcggctctcaggttatcttgtgaatcggctcaaagagccgatccacccatgattcagacgaggtgtccgaatatatggtggtcctgcttgatcaaggtaaagctaatgagatctacgacgatttagggttttcaccgcataatcggatcgtcctactccaggttgggcctcgcggccacgcacggtgatcgtaagccgatcctaaacaaggcctaaaaaccaacacgaggttgatcccggaacatcctgcttagggccaacgaacgacaccctacgtgccgctggatcctccccctttgtaaggcctaactattgcgagatattaaactaatccttgtagaacaaggagcaatcgtaacggatcagatctactaaactatgatcagcggggtgccgcccctacacctaagataggtgtaagggcggctagacatgcaagggttgcactacgatagcatgtaataagaaaaacaatgctaaccctaacatatctaagataactacgttgctcgccatcaaaaaggcttcagtacgagcaacgcatgaacaacgtgataggcattacgctgcctagatcgcaagatgcgatctaggcagcatggtgcttaccggtagaaaccctcgagacgaaggagttggcgatgcgccgagatttgtttgtggttgaacgttggttgttgtttattccataaaccctagatacatatttatagtccaggggactttctaatgtgggcgtgcaccaaaccgtgcacgagtaagattctaacttctaaactaagatgccatctaatattttacagatacacaggcaattaagcccaactcggTATAAAAGGCCGGTTCACGTACTCCTTCTATATAtacatattcttcaagcccatcttgatcgcggcctacctctgactcggtcaaattctggtgataacacatgcccccctggttttggaaatgttatttccaaaagcaTTATGTTCCtctcccgtcgggtcatgtcgtggcgtagcgaagccgccgcagaatcttcatcatgatgccttgcctcctgggcttctctgtatgaattgtcaatttcggcatcacgtcctcgagaaccgtcatggcattaaatctccactacactctctttatttatctgtgccaaacagttcaccactccatccccttgctctgctctgttcgccaaacccaaaaacccttctctcctcgcagccatgtcttcctcttcctcctccgcttcaggcctctctctccaaccattgccgaagaacaaggaagaggacgacccccgctccgggcgcaccccatctcctctgacaaggagaagaagggaggagaagcggagaggaccaaggcctccccctccgccaggcttccgccgaagaagcgctcacgcatgtgggcggacagcgaggacgatgatgacgacgaggaagaagaagatgaggaggaggaagatgattcctcctcctccattgggtatcctccaacgaagcgcttccgcagtcggggcggatagcgaggatgatgatgatgacgaggaggaggaggaagctccagccgacggccggggcagcagcggcgaggagcttcccgggagcagcgccgacgacctcgacgacggcgatgatgaggacagcgacgactagtagagtaggactagcagtagcagtgcactaggcaccagatccctcttttgagagccatcggctcttcttgtaaagccgctcttttgaattaatgagaattgttcttccaatttctcctttcattaatccaatttccatcctcccgcttgccataTCAAGACCGATGGTAACGAATCGGGCTATCATTGTTTCTCTTGACCGTgacgttttgcagtcccgcagccgatgactgttcatcggctaatttgagaaactagtctcttccttttcttgcaagcaccaacacggtccaaacctcgtaccggacgacggcttttccttcccagttcctcctcgagaagatcatgatgcggtgatagccgaggtaactccaatcggctctcaaaaatagagcacctaccaggcctgttgccccccgagtctcagccaaggcaagacagagacgaggatacgccaattagctgtatagacctgggcttgatcatgtccgagggagctttttatgcaatcggcttcccagggcagagagccttcaaggtgaactgccccccgagcttcttcagttcttcctgcaccttgccggctggatcggctcctttcctttggcggatgtaatgcaatccatccttgacctgatctgcacgttcaggctgctcttggcattgttcttgaagagaggatccgagtttaaaatctcccttcgtgctccattgaccctctgatcctcttgagtcgatggccatgcatcggcttttatatccttaagtcgatgtctgctgcatcggctgtgctcaaaaaatttcaaatttttttacggccgacttatgcatcggcccccacactccaatacccatcaccaaaggatgaactacttttactgcatatcctcgtgttttatccacctgggtgcccccccgagccgattctgtcaagagaaatgatggtatcggctctgttggataacatgtcgaacccaggcagcatggatggcgaggataattttggccgattgctggaatcggcctccatgttgcttgttcgatgaaggttttgtaatgtcccttcataaatttttggggccgatcacaaggatcagcctcgccacgtttgctcattgacgtgctcttgctactcgttcaggccggtagataaaaccagcccaatccctgactttatcatgttggtgcgcttgctgtcgcccaccttgagtgcatcgtgtaatcgtggagcgctaagctttgtcggaagaacgagcatcatgtttgtgccagccgatgtttcatcatcgactttcctttgcttggggcgccactccattttccgtggacgaccctcttcatccagggttcgctgaacctttgcagccagatcaggccttgccttcctcaacgtatgcaagtataacctctcggcttcttccaggccgcgcaatcgttgaaccctgcgtttctgggaacggctgagtccatcagggcaccaccttggccggtgatactgtcttcttcttctccctcgtcttcgaatcttcgagatctttcgaccgaggggactcagctcgtttgcctgcgtggcgggagaggtcctaagcgctcgaacacggacacgttggctgcctccttcttcttccggttgcattctgggcaattgccgattgttggcaatcggctcattcctgaatcccagcagtgtctgaagaagggacagtcccagtgcctgtcctcgttgaCTTGCTCCTCcggcttttccttggcacggcgctcgtgctcctcctcatcatgaccatgccgacgacgtctcctgtcgtccctagccaggcaatctctttcatcatcatcgctggaccgtcggcgttggtcgtactgactcacatacttgttgaggaggtgatcagagagaggtcgctgatatcttatgttcttcacttctccctctggtgacgtagcgcttgccgtcttggcggagccgatcgcgtggagcggcttcctctcgtatctttgctatgagagcagctgccctcatctccatccttgccagcgtggtgtccaagatctaccatgttgatattgcacgggaaacccggctggcaccctccatggcaagcatactccaccatgtttatggcggggaaggggtgtgtgtcgaccttcatggcgtattggttgaaaatcaaccgtccattttctatcgccatttggatctgctgccgccacaccctgcagtcgttggtggtgtgggagaacgtgttatgccatttgcgtatggccttccgttcagccctcttgcaccgtggggaacttgtggccttcgggtaccttgatatgcttctccgtgagtaagagatcaaaaatctgctcggctttggtcacgtcgaagtcgaacccttttggagggccttgtggcttcacccatttgcaggtcacggggcccgtcgctcgagtccatt contains:
- the LOC124663082 gene encoding probable pectinesterase 53, which produces MTPAPRARLLACIVVAALAAPPWWGMGVAAHTRGVRPGNAAGQPFPENATRAQEVERLFMRWVRYVGALEHSTFQHAVARAFPSYSLVVDRNPASGDFTSIQAAVDSLPPINLVRVVIRVNAGTYTEKVSVSAMRAFITLEGAGADRTVVQWGDTADTPSGRRGRPLGTYGSATFAVNAQYFLARNITFKNTSPVPKAGATGKQAVALRVSADNAAFVGCRILGAQDTLYDHSGRHYYKDCYIEGSIDFIFGNALSLYEDCHVHAIARDYGALTAQNRQSMLEDTGFSFLNCRVTGSGALYLGRAWGTFSRVVFAYTHMDDIIVPRGWYNWGDPSRELTVFYGQYKCTGPGASYSGRVSWSRELTDQEAKPFISLSFIDGTEWIRI